GAGATCTTGTCCACATCCACGACCAGGAGCCACGCATGACCCCCGAACAGAAGCTCGCCGAGCTCGGCCTGACCCTGCCCCAGGTGCCGGTACCGGTCGCCAACTACGTGCCCTACCGCATCGTCGGCGACCTGCTCTACCTCTCGGGCCAGGGTCCGAAGCGCCCGGACGGCACCTATCGCCCCGGCCGGCTCGGCCGCGACGCCACGATCGAGGAGGGCTACGCCGACGCGCAACTGGCGGGATTGCAGCTCCTCGCCGTCGCCAAGGCGGCGCTCGGCGACCTGTCGCGGGTCAAGGCGGTGGTGAAGCTGCTGGGGATGGTCAATGCCGAGCCCGATTTCGCCGACCATCCGAAGGTCATCAACGGATGCTCGGATCTTCTGGTCGACGTGCTCGGCGATGCCGGCCGCCACGCCCGCTCGGCGGTCGGGATGGGCTCGCTGCCCAACGCCATGACGGTCGAGGTCGAGGCGATCCTGCAGATCGCGCCCTGAGAGGCTGTTCGAGTGGGCCGGCCCGACGCAAACTCTCCCCGTCATCCCGGGGCCGCGAAAGCGGAACCCGGGAACCGTAACCGCGCACGGTTCCGAAGCAGGCGCACGGCGTTCCGCATCGCCCTTCGGATGAGATGAGAAATATTGCTTCGATCGATCACATGGTGATGCCCATCATCCCCGATCCGGCGATCACATCCGCGTCGGGTTTCTCATCGATGCCTCCGTGCTCCCCGCCAACCGACGGGCGTTGGCAGAGATAGACGTCGTCGAACCGGGCGACCTGCCGCAGCGCCGCGAAATCCGGGATGCCGAG
This sequence is a window from Methylobacterium sp. SyP6R. Protein-coding genes within it:
- a CDS encoding RidA family protein → MTPEQKLAELGLTLPQVPVPVANYVPYRIVGDLLYLSGQGPKRPDGTYRPGRLGRDATIEEGYADAQLAGLQLLAVAKAALGDLSRVKAVVKLLGMVNAEPDFADHPKVINGCSDLLVDVLGDAGRHARSAVGMGSLPNAMTVEVEAILQIAP